A genome region from Erigeron canadensis isolate Cc75 chromosome 3, C_canadensis_v1, whole genome shotgun sequence includes the following:
- the LOC122590829 gene encoding DNA polymerase zeta catalytic subunit, giving the protein MEESSQGTSKIFSVRIVSIDYYMSPPIPDLDFSYSSFQGGKVNEVPVIRVYGSTPAGQKTCLHIHRALPYLYVPCSDIVQQPELEGDTCVRVISYALEKALKLKGSAGSKRQHVHGCSLVRARRFYGYDASEQLFAKLYLYHPQDVSRAANLLLSGSVLEKSLQPHESHIPFLLQFLIDYNLHGMGHLHVSKIKFRHPVPHVCTKQKQKTNYDPQHKQQTNESFIATVSQADSSVNVCLESPIWLLSTIPDTWIWHFPSQDPEYNPAKRQSVCELEGDSAIDDIFNQQSKLYSSLSQTLSDARMVQSLIPIWEEFEKTGMNMETMSSDPGKPSPHNVLNTLSNKAEFEVKLLELCNTENSSPCTPVKPNKMFSQSIRSSSDGKDMVERGYANLEKESSKHLQTSNHTTLLLSQDSQCRYTAEDPEALRLLNWLASSQAAEDINSDDELRRETILSPMMPATTINEVLEKADLEFVNASQQECQDILDSVQVSTDIEGKAQSKSKNESSSHLLSMKEIPQVDGSGDSKKLIHHTGKTSKIEKSKERVKLASGSSVNIKHKRKGLQWSSLPFCLSESMNDGQTSDFKGGRCESDLKTDTEACAGSTSVGCSVRDLMRRKRCNRGESPKVEMHYDVKGTPEEECNNIYSSSKQRSDQENISSPTDSRSGCSFSGDQQDITPPISYNMLYGSPPVSSSPTLTLEGCAPAVGYKTEKIVDDKGTDKQPSFIDENDEEDKHPKSTMDGSIRHQGQGMGALTNYHSDGSRLYMLTPAIIPPSRDDVNKWLLHDGVSRENINASAEDSSSPKGSLRHDMDPLDISAKPVMDSGSTSSIKPHLDHVKEFGLERHVMKPKKCSPGMSAISQDISQISGPEGKKLTPLSQAGFRDPASIGAGQQLTTFSIEVHADSRGDLRPDPRFDAVNFIAVVIEEDDNFAINSYVLLRGEMTTVRRNLEGITGCKLIVCTQEKHLFSEFVKIICYHDPDILMGWDIQGGSLGFLAERAAFIGIGLLNEVSRIPSQPILNTGILDIPDKEMMSDVIPEALNPENDLPNETIIEDEWGRTHASGVHVGGRIVLNLWRLVRSEVKLNMYTAEAVAEAVLRRKIPYIHCRTLTKWFASGPGKARYRCIEYVLDRARLNFQVMNQLDMINRTSELARVFGIDFFSVLSRGSQYRVESMLVRLAHTQNYLAISPGTQQVACQPAMECLPLVMEPESGFYADPVVVLDFQSLYPSMVIAYNLCFCTCLGKVTPSKPNTLGVSSYTPDPNVLCELKNEVLLTPNGVMYVPSKVREGVLPRLLNEILSTRIMVKQAMKKLSPSDKVLYRIYNARQLALKLIANVTYGYTAAGFSGRMPCAELADSIVQCGRRTLENAILLVNTHDKWKAKVIYGDTDSMFVLLPGRSVSEAHQIGNEIASAVTKMNPNPVVLKMEKVYHPCFLLTKKRYVGYSYEKPDQVKPVFDAKGIETVRRDTCAAVSKTMEHSLRNYFETQDISKVKLYLLRQWSRILSGRVSIQDFIFAKEVRLGTYSSRVSSLPPSAIVATKAIRADPRAEPRYAERIPYVVVHGEPGARLADMVVDPMELLTVDSPFRLNDLYYINKQIIPALQRVFGLVGVDLKQWFLEMPRPVREFVGKNQSYGPNSHRTRIDYYYLSKHCIMCGELVQASAAPLCTKCSRNEAAVAVAVTGRTSKIEREIQHLAAICRHCGGGDSILESGIKCTSLACSVFYERQKVQKELRSLSNIATESGFYPKCMAEWF; this is encoded by the exons atggaagaaTCCTCACAAGgaacttcaaaaatattcaGTGTTAGAATAGTATCAATTGATTACTATATGTCTCCCCCAATTCCAGACCTTGATTTTTCTTACAGTAGCTTTCAAg GTGGGAAGGTGAATGAGGTTCCTGTGATTAGAGTGTATGGATCGACACCGGCTGGTCAGAAGACTTGTTTGCATATTCATCGA GCTTTGCCATATCTATATGTTCCTTGTTCGGATATAGTTCAGCAACCGGAGTTGGAAG GTGATACTTGTGTGAGAGTGATATCTTATGCTCTTGAGAAGGCACTGAAG CTCAAAGGTAGTGCTGGTTCAAAACGGCAGCATGTGCATGGCTGCAGTCTTGTCCGTGCAAGAAGGTTTTACGGTTATGATGCATCTGAGCAACTATTCGCAAAGCTCTACCT GTATCATCCACAGGATGTCTCTCGCGCAGCAAATCTTCTTttg AGTGGTTCAGTTCTCGAGAAGAGTTTGCAGCCCCATGAATCGCATATTCCATTTCTTCTCCAGTTCCTG ATTGATTATAACTTGCATGGCATGGGACACCTACATGTATCAAAGATAAAGTTCCGCCATCCAGTACCGCATGTTTGTACAAAGCAGAAGCAGAAGACAAATTACGATCCCCAACATAAGCAACAGACAAATGAGTCTTTTATAGCCACTGTCTCTCAG GCAGATTCAAGTGTTAATGTTTGTCTAGAGTCACCAATCTGGCTGTTATCCACTATTCCAGACACTTGGATTTGGCATTTCCCTAGTCAAGATCCAGAGTATAATCCTGCTAAACGTCAGAGCGTCTGTGAACTTGAGGGAGATTCTGCTATTGATG ATATTTTTAACCAGCAATCTAAGCTGTACTCATCACTGTCACAAACCCTTTCAGATGCTAGAATGGTTCAGTCACTCATTCCAATTTGGGAG GAATTTGAGAAGACTGGAATGAATATGGAAACTATGTCATCTGATCCAGGAAAACCTAGTCCGCATAATGTTTTGAATACTTTGTCAAATAAAGCAGAGTTTGAAGTCAAACTATTGGAATTGTGCAATACAGAAAATTCTTCACCATGTACTCCAGTCAAGCCTAACAAAATGTTCTCACAATCTATAAGATCTTCCAGTGATGGAAAAGATATGGTTGAAAGGGGATATGCCAACCTTGAAAAAGAAAGCAGCAAACATTTACAGACATCAAATCATACTACACTTCTGTTATCACAAGATTCTCAATGTCGCTATACTGCAGAAGATCCTGAGGCTTTGAGGCTTTTAAACTGGCTAGCATCTTCTCAAGCTGCAGAAGATATAAACTCGGATGATGAACTTAGAAGGGAAACCATTTTAAGCCCAATGATGCCTGCAACAACTATTAACGAGGTGCTTGAAAAAGCTGATTTAGAATTTGTAAATGCATCCCAACAAGAGTGTCAAGACATCCTTGATTCTGTTCAAGTTTCAACAGATATAGAAGGTAAAGCtcaaagtaaaagtaaaaatgagTCGTCTTCTCATCTATTATCAATGAAAGAGATTCCTCAAGTGGATGGCTCTGGGGATAGTAAAAAACTGATCCATCACACTGGCAAAACATCTAAGATAGAGAAGAGCAAAGAACGAGTGAAGCTTGCTTCTGGATCTAGTGTTAACATAAAACACAAAAGGAAGGGTCTCCAATGGAGCTCTTTGCCGTTTTGTTTGTCCGAGAGTATGAATGATGGTCAAACATCGGATTTCAAAGGTGGTAGATGTGAAAGTGATTTGAAAACTGATACAGAAGCTTGTGCTGGAAGTACAAGTGTTGGATGCTCAGTGCGGGATCTTATGAGGAGAAAGCGTTGTAATCGGGGCGAGTCTCCAAAAGTTGAAATGCATTATGATGTAAAGGGTACACCAGAGGAGGAATGTAACAATATATATTCCTCTTCTAAACAAAGGAGCGATCAGGAAAATATCAGCTCTCCTACCGATTCCAGATCAGGGTGTTCTTTTTCTGGTGATCAGCAAGACATCACTCCGCCTATCAGTTACAACATGCTATATGGATCCCCTCCAGTTAGTTCATCACCGACACTTACACTGGAAGGTTGTGCTCCTGCAGTTGGATATAAGACTGAAAAAATAG TTGATGATAAAGGCACTGATAAGCAGCCTTCATTCATTGATGAGAATGATGAAGAGGATAAACACCCCAAGTCTACAATGGATGGCTCCATTCGTCATCAAGGACAAGGCATGGGTGCACTTACAAACTATCATAGTGATGGCTCCCGTCTGTACATGTTAACACCTGCAATTATACCCCCATCAAGAGATGATGTTAATAAATGGCTGCTTCATGATG GTGTATCGAGAGAGAATATAAATGCATCAGCAGAAGATTCTTCTTCACCAAAGG GTTCTCTTCGCCATGACATGGATCCACTAGATATTTCTGCTAAGCCTGTCATGGACTCAGGCTCAACGTCTAGCATTAAACCTCATCTGGATCATGTAAAGGAGTTTGGCCTGGAACGCCATGTTATGAAACCAAAAAAATGTTCTCCTGGTATGTCAGCAATATCACAAGATATCTCTCAGATATCGGGTCCTGAAGGAAAAAAGCTGACTCCTTTGAGTCAAGCAGGCTTTAGGGATCCTGCAAGTATTGGTGCAGGACAGCAGCTGACGACGTTTAGCATAGAG GTCCATGCAGATTCTAGGGGAGATTTGAGACCTGACCCACGATTTGATGCCGTCAATTTCATAGCAGTTGTTATCGAGGAAGATGAtaattttgcaatcaatagctatGTTCTCTTGCGCGGTGAGATGACAACTGTTAGAAG AAATCTGGAAGGTATAACTGGTTGCAAGTTGATAGTTTGCACCCAAGAGAAGCATTTGTTCAGTGAGTTCGTGAAAATTATATGCTATCATGATCCAGATATTCTAATGGGCTGGGACATTCAAGGTGGTTCACTTGGTTTCTTAGCTGAAAGGGCTGCATTTATTGGAATTGGATTGCTTAATGAAGTATCCCGCATACCATCTCAACCTATTTTAAATACCGGAATTTTAGATATCCCAGATAAAGAAATGATGAGTGATGTGATCCCTGAAGCATTAAATCCTGAAAATGATCTGCCAAATGAAACAATAATTGAGGACGAGTGGGGCCGAACTCATGCAAGCGGTGTCCATGTTGGGGGTAGAATTGTCCTTAATCTTTGGCGGCTCGTTCGTAGTGAGGTTAAGCTTAATATGTACACAGCTGAAGCAGTGGCAGAAGCAGTTCTTAGAAGAAAAATTCCATATATTCATTGTAGAACACTGACAAAGTGGTTTGCTAGTGGTCCTGGAAAAGCAAGATATCGTTGTATAGAGTATGTGTTGGACAGGGCAAGGTTAAACTTTCAAGTGATGAACCAACTTGATATG ATAAACAGGACATCTGAGCTTGCTCGTGTATTTGGTATCGATTTCTTTTCTGTTCTTTCCAGAGGTTCCCAGTACCGTGTGGAATCTATGTTAGTGAGATTggcacacacacaaaattatcTTGCAATTTCTCCTGGAACCCAACAG GTTGCATGCCAACCTGCTATGGAATGCTTGCCACTTGTTATGGAGCCAGAATCTGGGTTCTATGCGGATCCAGTCGTTGTTTTAGATTTTCAATCTCTGTATCCATCAATGGTCATAGCTTATAATCTCTGCTTCTGTACATGCCTTGGAAAGGTTACACCTTCAAAGCCGAATACGCTTGGTGTTAGTTCATATACACCAGACCCAAATGTTCTGTGTGAATTGAAGAATGAGGTTCTACTTACTCCCAATGGTGTTATGTATGTGCCTTCAAAG GTCCGAGAAGGTGTACTACCTCGTTTACTTAATGAAATATTATCGACACGAATTATGGTTAAGCAGGCAATGAAGAAGTTGTCTCCATCCGATAAAGTACTTTATCGG ATCTATAATGCAAGACAGCTTGCGTTAAAGCTAATAGCAAATGTGACCTATGGGTATACAGCTGCTGGTTTTAGTGGTCGCATGCCTTGTGCTGAACTGGCAGACAGTATCGTTCAGTGTggtcgtagaacacttgaaaATGCAATTTTACTTGTGAACACACATGATAAGTGGAAGGCTAAAGTTATATATGGTGATACTGATAG CATGTTTGTGCTCCTCCCAGGACGTTCTGTGAGTGAAGCCCACCAAATTGGAAACGAGATTGCATCGGCAGTAACCAAGATGAATCCTAATCCAGTGGTATTGAAAATGGAGAAGGTCTACCATCCCTGCTTTCTTCTTACAAAGAAGAGGTATGTCGGGTACAGTTATGAAAAGCCTGACCAAGTCAAACCGGTCTTCGATGCTAAAGGTATCGAGACAGTACGAAGAGATACATGTGCGGCTGTATCCAAGACGATGGAACATTCATTGAGAAACTATTTTGAAACTCAGGATATTAGTAAG GTTAAACTGTACTTGCTACGTCAATGGTCGCGTATATTGTCAGGCCGGGTTTCAATTCAGGATTTTATTTTCGCGAAGGAAGTTCGTTTAGGAACCTACAGCTCACGTGTTTCTTCCCTTCCTCCATCTGCAATAGTAGCTACCAAAGCTATAAGAGCTGATCCTCGGGCTGAACCACGGTATGCAGAACGAATACCTTACGTGGTGGTTCATGGTGAACCTGGTGCACGATTAGCTGATATGGTGGTCGATCCAATGGAACTCTTGACAGTCGATTCACCTTTTAGATTAAACGACTTGTATTATATCAACAAACAGATAATTCCAGCCTTACAGAGGGTATTTGGGCTCGTAGGTGTCGACTTAAAACAATGGTTTCTGGAAATGCCACGTCCAGTTAGAGAGTTTGTTGGGAAAAACCAGTCTTATGGACCAAATTCTCACCGGACCAGAATTGATTACTATTATCTCTCTAAACACTGCATCATGTGCGGGGAGTTGGTTCAGGCATCTGCTGCACCTTTATGTACCAAGTGTTCAAGAAATGAAGCTGCTGTTGCAGTGGCTGTTACTGGAAGGACATCTAAGATTGAAAGAGAGATTCAACACCTTGCTGCT ATATGCCGGCATTGTGGAGGTGGGGATTCAATTTTAGAAAGCGGCATAAAATGTACGTCACTCGCCTGCTCTGTCTTCTATGAAAGGCAAAAGGTACAAAAAGAGTTGCGATCTCTTTCTAACATTGCCACAGAATCAGGTTTTTACCCCAAGTGTATGGCAGAGTGGTTCtaa